One Verrucomicrobiota bacterium genomic window, GTAAGTAATCCATGGGTCTAAGTCTTCTGGGAGCTCATCAAGGTTATCGTAAAGCTTTTTCCTAAAAGCGATTTGGTAAAATTCCTCAAGAATAGTTCGATGGAAACCTTCACAGGTTCCATTTGTTTGAGGATGCTTAGTTTTTGTCTTAGAATAATCAATATCATGGATGGCTAGGAAAAGCTCGTAGTCATCGGAATCATATTTACCACAAAATTCAGTGCCTCGATCTGTTAAGCTGCCTAGAATTAGAATCCCCAGTTTATGCTCTTGAAAGAAAGATAGAACTCTATCATTGATCAAATCAGCAGCCGTAATAGGAGTCTTCATATTGCAGAGCTTAGCAAAAGCAACTTCAGAAGAGGTATCTAGGCAGGTTTGTTGGTACATATGGCCGACACCTTTCATGGCTCCTACGTAGAAGGTGTCCTGAGAGCCAAGACAACCAGAATCTTCGGTCCCAATTTCATCATGAAATTGATCATGCTCCTTCTTACGCTCCAAAGTTACCATTTGGGTTTGAGTGAGGATAAAGCCTTTTTTGGAAGGCTTACACTTCCAGGGCCCTTATACGAAGTTTAAAAGTATGAAGATTATCTCTAAGCCAG contains:
- a CDS encoding integrase core domain-containing protein, producing the protein MVTLERKKEHDQFHDEIGTEDSGCLGSQDTFYVGAMKGVGHMYQQTCLDTSSEVAFAKLCNMKTPITAADLINDRVLSFFQEHKLGILILGSLTDRGTEFCGKYDSDDYELFLAIHDIDYSKTKTKHPQTNGTCEGFHRTILEEFYQIAFRKKLYDNLDELPEDLDPWITYHNSQHTHQGKMCCRRTPLQTLLEGKLDWIRKVDNLNQNNMNN